From the genome of Plectropomus leopardus isolate mb chromosome 13, YSFRI_Pleo_2.0, whole genome shotgun sequence, one region includes:
- the vps26bl gene encoding vacuolar protein sorting-associated protein 26B-like, with amino-acid sequence MSFFGFGQSADIDIVLNDAETRKKAEHKSEDGRKDKYFLFYDGETVSGKVNVTLKYPGKRLEHNGIKIEFVGQIELYYDRGNHHEFVSLVKDLARPGELTQSQTFDFEFTHVEKPYESYTGQNVKLRYFLRATVSRRLNDISKELDIVVHTLSTYPELNSSIKMEVGIEDCLHIEFEYNKSRYHLKDVIVGKIYFLLVRIKIKHMEIDIIKRETTGTGPNVYHENDTIAKYEIMDGAPVRGESIPIRLFLAGYEMTPTMRDINKKFSVRYYLNLVLIDEEERRYFKQQEITLWRKGDIVRKSMSHQAAIASQRFEGSSNPEKSQTQNKEEDDS; translated from the exons ATGAGCTTCTTCGGGTTCGGTCAGAGTGCGGACATCGATATAGTTCTGAATGACGCCGAAACCAGAAAGAAAGCGGAGCATAAGAGCGAAGACGGCAGGAAGGACAAATATTTTCTCTTCTACGATGGGGAGACGGTGTCGGGGAAAGTCAACGTGACGCTCAAGTACCCGGGAAAGAGGCTGGAGCACAACGGCATCAAGATCGAGTTTGTCGGGCAGATAG AACTGTACTATGACAGAGGAAACCACCACGAGTTTGTGTCTCTTGTGAAAGACTTGGCTCGGCCAGGGGAgctcacacagtcacagacgTTTGACTTTGAGTTTACGCATGTGGAGAAACCCTACGAGTCTTACACCGGTCAGAACGTCAAGCTACG CTACTTTCTGCGGGCCACAGTGAGCCGGAGACTGAACGACATCAGCAAAGAGCTGGACATTGTGGTGCACACACTCAGCACCTACCCCGAGCTCAACTCCTCCATCAAGATGGAAGTGGGGATTGAGGACTGTCTACACATAGAGTTTGAGTACAATAAGTCCAG GTATCACCTCAAAGATGTGATAGTTGGGAAGATTTACTTTCTGCTGGTGAGGATCAAGATCAAACACATGGAGATTGACATCATCAAGCGGGAAACAACAGGCACAGGGCCCAACGTCTACCACGAGAACGACACCATAGCAAAGTATGAGATCATGGACGGTGCACCAGTCAGAG gAGAGTCCATCCCCATCCGGCTGTTCCTCGCAGGCTACGAGATGACACCCACCATGAGGGACATCAACAAGAAGTTCTCTGTTCGCTACTACCTCAACCTGGTCCTCATCGATGAGGAAGAAAGACGCTATTTCAAACAGCAG gagaTCACCCTGTGGAGGAAAGGAGACATAGTGAGGAAGAGTATGTCTCACCAAGCCGCCATCGCCTCCCAGCGCTTCGAAGGCTCCTCCAACCCAGAGAAGAGCCAGACCCAGAACAAGGAGGAGGACGACAGCTAG